The following proteins come from a genomic window of Pyxidicoccus sp. MSG2:
- a CDS encoding MBL fold metallo-hydrolase, which yields MAFTMKQVVLSLGAVLVVGCAGSRANLADADVARYTSDASAFDTHSFFYDTGAEVVVFDAQFTEAQAEKVLAAIRAKTGNPIRYVVVTHPNPDKFNGVGVFQREGAKVVASEATAAAIPAVHAYKKYFWVNVVKAFTEETYPAQAKVDVTFSGTYALPLEGGAKVELSELKHAGVTTTQTVAYVPGRKALIVGDLVHHKAHAWLEGGLRDGKAVPDVDAWKAALDELAAWPDATVYGGRGEAAPVAEAIAAEKRYLDGMVTLVNAYAAELGGRKAELCGDAAAPHYAELEQRAAAAFPEYTLKYMVGYGVYGLVNRLACGG from the coding sequence ATGGCCTTCACGATGAAGCAGGTGGTGCTGTCGCTGGGTGCGGTGCTGGTGGTGGGGTGCGCGGGCTCGAGGGCAAACCTCGCGGACGCGGACGTGGCCCGGTACACGAGCGACGCGAGCGCGTTCGACACGCACTCGTTCTTCTATGACACGGGCGCGGAGGTGGTGGTCTTCGACGCGCAGTTCACCGAGGCACAGGCGGAGAAGGTGCTCGCCGCCATCCGGGCGAAGACGGGCAACCCCATCCGCTACGTGGTGGTGACGCATCCGAATCCGGACAAGTTCAACGGCGTGGGCGTCTTCCAGCGCGAGGGCGCGAAGGTGGTGGCGAGCGAGGCCACCGCCGCGGCCATCCCCGCCGTCCACGCGTACAAGAAGTACTTCTGGGTGAACGTGGTGAAGGCCTTCACGGAGGAGACGTACCCCGCGCAGGCGAAGGTGGACGTCACCTTCAGCGGCACGTACGCGCTGCCGCTGGAGGGCGGGGCGAAGGTGGAGCTGTCCGAGCTGAAGCACGCGGGCGTCACCACGACGCAGACGGTGGCGTACGTACCGGGCCGCAAGGCGCTCATCGTCGGGGACCTGGTGCACCACAAGGCGCACGCGTGGCTGGAGGGCGGCCTGCGCGACGGCAAGGCGGTGCCGGACGTGGACGCGTGGAAGGCGGCGCTGGACGAGCTGGCCGCGTGGCCCGACGCCACGGTGTACGGCGGACGTGGCGAGGCCGCGCCGGTGGCGGAAGCCATCGCCGCTGAGAAGCGCTACCTGGACGGCATGGTGACGCTGGTGAATGCGTACGCGGCGGAGCTGGGGGGCCGCAAGGCGGAGCTGTGTGGTGACGCGGCGGCTCCGCACTACGCGGAGCTGGAGCAGCGCGCGGCGGCGGCCTTCCCCGAGTACACGCTGAAGTACATGGTGGGCTACGGCGTGTACGGGCTGGTCAACCGCCTCGCCTGCGGCGGGTAG
- a CDS encoding 4a-hydroxytetrahydrobiopterin dehydratase, translating to MAYDRTLLAPEALQSFLSQHPEWKHEGGMIRRTYEAPSFLAGIAFVEKVAQAAEKENHHPDIDIRWRKVTLALVTHDAGGLTFRDTGLAAEADRLFAEVVRAK from the coding sequence ATGGCCTATGACCGCACGCTGCTCGCTCCCGAGGCGCTCCAGTCCTTCCTCTCCCAGCATCCCGAGTGGAAGCACGAGGGCGGGATGATTCGCCGCACGTACGAGGCGCCCTCCTTCCTCGCCGGCATCGCCTTCGTGGAGAAGGTGGCGCAGGCGGCGGAGAAGGAGAACCACCACCCGGACATCGACATCCGCTGGAGGAAGGTGACGCTGGCGCTCGTCACCCACGACGCCGGGGGCCTCACCTTCCGCGACACCGGCCTGGCCGCCGAGGCCGACCGCCTCTTCGCGGAGGTGGTGCGGGCGAAGTGA
- the glpK gene encoding glycerol kinase GlpK, with amino-acid sequence MPKAKYVLALDQGTTGTHVSILDSKLQVVGRSYKEFTQHFPKPSWVEHDLDEIWATSEWCIARALKDAGLNGRDISAVGITNQRETTGLWMRGTGKPLAKAIVWQDRRTSEMCRRFKEKGVEPRVREVTGLVVDPYFSGTKLTWFFEHLKGARARAEKGDVCFGTIDTWLVYKLTGGSAHVTDVSNASRTLLMDLTTLQWSDDMRSLLSVPAACLPQIRGSAEVYGTTRGMRSLPDGVPVAGMAGDQQAALFGQACFEPGESKCTYGTGAFLLMNTGTTPVRSNSGLLTTVAWRLGGTGTTTYALEGSSFIAGAAVQWMRDGLKVIKRAPDIEALAATVKDSGDVVFVPALAGLGAPHWRPEARGLFAGIDRSTTVAHLARALLEGIALQLHDLADAMRRDSGRDIPVFKVDGGAAANNLLMQYQADILGVPVVRPRNLETTSLGAAFLGGLGAGVWDSPDAIRRAWKADKVFKPKMKGDVRERHLAKWKRAVERA; translated from the coding sequence ATGCCGAAGGCGAAGTACGTGCTGGCCCTGGACCAGGGCACCACCGGAACCCACGTCTCCATCCTCGACTCGAAGCTCCAGGTGGTGGGCCGCTCCTACAAGGAGTTCACCCAGCACTTCCCCAAGCCCTCTTGGGTGGAGCACGACCTGGACGAAATCTGGGCCACCAGCGAGTGGTGCATCGCCCGCGCGCTGAAGGACGCGGGCCTCAACGGCCGTGACATCTCCGCGGTGGGCATCACCAACCAGCGTGAGACGACCGGCCTGTGGATGCGCGGCACCGGCAAGCCGCTGGCGAAGGCGATTGTCTGGCAGGACCGACGCACGTCGGAGATGTGCCGGCGGTTCAAGGAGAAGGGCGTGGAGCCGCGCGTGCGCGAGGTGACGGGGCTCGTCGTGGACCCGTACTTCTCCGGCACGAAGCTCACCTGGTTCTTCGAGCACCTGAAGGGCGCGCGCGCCCGCGCGGAGAAGGGCGACGTGTGCTTCGGCACCATCGACACGTGGCTCGTCTACAAGCTCACCGGCGGCTCCGCGCACGTCACCGACGTGTCCAACGCCAGCCGCACGCTGCTGATGGACCTCACCACGCTGCAGTGGAGCGACGACATGCGCTCGCTGCTGTCGGTGCCGGCCGCGTGCCTGCCGCAGATTCGCGGCTCCGCGGAGGTGTATGGCACCACGCGCGGCATGCGCAGCCTGCCGGACGGCGTGCCCGTGGCGGGCATGGCCGGAGACCAGCAGGCGGCCCTCTTCGGGCAGGCCTGCTTCGAGCCCGGTGAGTCCAAGTGCACGTACGGCACCGGCGCCTTCCTCTTGATGAACACCGGCACCACGCCGGTGCGCTCCAACTCCGGGCTGCTCACCACGGTGGCGTGGCGGCTGGGCGGCACCGGCACCACCACGTACGCGCTGGAGGGCAGCAGCTTCATCGCCGGCGCCGCGGTGCAGTGGATGCGCGACGGGCTCAAGGTCATCAAGCGCGCGCCGGACATCGAGGCGCTCGCAGCCACGGTGAAGGACTCCGGGGACGTGGTGTTCGTCCCCGCGCTGGCGGGCCTGGGCGCGCCGCACTGGCGTCCCGAGGCGCGCGGCCTCTTCGCCGGCATCGACCGCTCCACCACCGTGGCCCACCTCGCACGCGCGCTGCTGGAGGGCATCGCCCTGCAGCTGCATGACCTCGCGGACGCCATGCGCCGCGACAGCGGGCGGGACATCCCCGTCTTCAAGGTGGACGGCGGCGCGGCGGCCAACAACCTCCTCATGCAGTACCAGGCGGACATCCTCGGCGTGCCGGTGGTGCGGCCGCGCAATCTGGAGACGACCAGCCTGGGCGCCGCGTTCCTCGGCGGCCTGGGCGCGGGCGTCTGGGACAGCCCGGACGCCATCCGCCGCGCGTGGAAGGCGGACAAGGTGTTCAAGCCGAAGATGAAGGGCGACGTGCGCGAGCGGCACCTGGCCAAGTGGAAGCGAGCGGTGGAGCGGGCGTGA